The Leptospira sp. WS39.C2 genome contains a region encoding:
- the hisE gene encoding phosphoribosyl-ATP diphosphatase — MEFLLKLEDLLRKRKEELPEKSYTAELFRDGVDRILKKIGEEAGEVIIAAKNPNEKELIHEIADLVFHLEVLMVEKGISLSTIAKELEKRHS; from the coding sequence ATGGAATTTTTATTAAAATTGGAAGATTTACTCCGCAAAAGAAAGGAAGAATTACCCGAAAAATCTTATACGGCAGAATTATTCCGAGATGGGGTTGACCGTATCTTAAAAAAAATTGGAGAAGAAGCAGGTGAAGTGATCATCGCTGCTAAAAATCCAAATGAAAAAGAACTCATTCACGAAATTGCAGATTTGGTTTTCCATTTAGAAGTGTTGATGGTCGAAAAAGGAATCAGTTTATCCACAATCGCAAAAGAATTGGAAAAACGGCACAGTTAA
- the lpxK gene encoding tetraacyldisaccharide 4'-kinase: MKVFFLLLSPLTWLYQFLFWVSQWKTKTLSLPNTLVISVGNLSVGGTGKTPFVQYLVRYFQRVNKDYVITILSRGYKAKKSEEGAILPDGNSPQLYGDEPSEHKNLFPNVQVIIGKNRRESFLRLNQFHSKKHIVILDDGFQHKRIDRDFDIVLLDTNAPFGNGYTLPLGFLREPISHLKRAQTIIFTKQTEKNKKQYEEGKLILKKFPFNLPTFVSHFQAELNEINLDSLPLPESFPMGIREIPPNIEEASYFLFTGVGNPNNVLETAISVLKTDQIQYRFFPDHFEFDEKVLFSLIPGKKSESIFVTTEKDWVKVKTQTRFIEELNKRKIRLLVLKVQVVISEQSEFESMLAGLVSTYEVKNGLVSETL, from the coding sequence ATGAAAGTTTTTTTCCTCCTTCTTTCTCCACTCACTTGGTTGTATCAGTTTTTGTTTTGGGTGTCGCAGTGGAAAACAAAAACATTAAGTTTGCCCAATACCTTAGTGATCAGTGTGGGAAATCTTTCTGTTGGAGGCACAGGTAAAACACCTTTTGTCCAATATTTGGTTCGTTACTTTCAGAGAGTTAACAAAGATTATGTGATCACAATTCTCTCGCGAGGGTATAAAGCAAAAAAATCAGAGGAAGGTGCCATTCTCCCCGACGGGAACTCTCCCCAATTGTATGGTGATGAACCAAGTGAACATAAAAACCTCTTTCCAAATGTACAAGTCATCATTGGTAAAAATAGAAGGGAAAGTTTTTTAAGGCTTAACCAATTCCATTCAAAAAAACACATTGTCATTTTAGATGATGGTTTCCAACACAAACGTATAGATAGAGATTTTGATATCGTATTATTGGATACAAATGCTCCATTTGGAAATGGATATACCCTCCCATTGGGGTTTTTACGGGAACCTATCTCTCATTTGAAACGAGCCCAAACAATCATATTCACAAAACAAACAGAGAAAAACAAAAAACAATACGAAGAAGGAAAACTGATTCTTAAAAAATTCCCATTCAATTTGCCAACCTTTGTATCTCATTTCCAAGCGGAACTAAACGAAATTAATTTGGATTCACTTCCTTTGCCTGAGAGTTTCCCAATGGGAATCCGAGAAATACCACCTAACATAGAAGAAGCTTCCTATTTTTTATTCACTGGTGTAGGAAATCCGAACAATGTTTTGGAAACTGCCATCTCTGTACTTAAAACCGATCAAATCCAATACCGATTTTTCCCGGACCATTTTGAGTTTGATGAGAAAGTTTTATTTTCTCTCATCCCAGGGAAAAAGAGCGAATCCATTTTTGTGACCACAGAAAAAGATTGGGTGAAAGTAAAAACACAAACTCGTTTTATTGAGGAACTAAACAAACGCAAAATTAGACTTTTAGTTCTAAAAGTGCAAGTGGTTATATCAGAACAAAGTGAATTTGAATCTATGTTAGCTGGTCTCGTTTCCACATACGAAGTAAAAAACGGTCTGGTTTCAGAGACCTTATGA
- the mnmC gene encoding FAD-dependent 5-carboxymethylaminomethyl-2-thiouridine(34) oxidoreductase MnmC, with protein MDKTKNKTAIVVGGGIAGASICYALSKQNIKTFLLESETSPAKHASGNPIGVVYPFLTKHKTAESEFSYLAYLYFLKLWESLELRNFVPHANGIHFLLDSDSAYDRYSHSLTSHQIPKSVAELGKEPYSFTDVLYFPSGKALSPIALTNELIRLANPVTYYTNKLLSWERDKTNEFVHCHTENLNITANYLFLTQGFQFANDPNLQWIPMKQVRGQIVQIPASIFQNQTSILYGDYLTAEIAGERVLGASYDEFHLEKEPREKETIDLWEGLQKKMPNLRENWDHVSVSSFGTRVSYRTQTQDRHPVVGKLPNVSLLDTSIKYQNLFRKNAKTFQIPYYESVGILNGLGSRGLTHALFAAEILVNQVLNQPTQMPNQKTEIPESIIRSLKPDRFLLRMWKRDQLT; from the coding sequence ATGGACAAAACAAAAAACAAAACAGCCATTGTTGTAGGAGGAGGCATTGCTGGTGCCAGTATATGTTACGCGCTCTCCAAACAGAACATCAAAACCTTTTTACTAGAATCTGAAACATCACCAGCCAAACACGCCAGCGGAAATCCAATTGGTGTTGTTTACCCATTCCTCACCAAACATAAAACTGCTGAGTCTGAATTTTCTTACCTTGCCTATTTATACTTTTTAAAACTTTGGGAATCTTTAGAATTGAGAAATTTTGTCCCACATGCCAATGGGATCCATTTTTTACTCGATTCCGATTCAGCTTATGATCGTTATTCGCATTCACTCACTTCCCACCAAATCCCCAAATCGGTGGCAGAACTTGGTAAAGAACCTTATTCCTTTACTGATGTTTTATACTTCCCAAGTGGCAAAGCACTTTCCCCGATTGCTCTTACAAATGAACTGATCCGTTTGGCAAACCCAGTCACCTATTATACAAACAAATTACTCTCTTGGGAAAGAGACAAAACAAATGAATTCGTACATTGCCACACAGAAAATCTAAACATAACTGCAAATTATTTATTCCTTACTCAAGGATTCCAATTCGCTAACGATCCCAACCTCCAATGGATACCAATGAAACAAGTGAGGGGACAAATTGTTCAAATTCCTGCATCCATTTTCCAAAACCAAACTTCCATTTTGTATGGAGATTATTTAACCGCAGAAATCGCAGGCGAACGAGTGCTTGGCGCAAGTTATGATGAATTCCACTTGGAAAAAGAACCTAGAGAAAAAGAAACGATCGATTTATGGGAAGGGTTGCAGAAAAAAATGCCAAACCTTAGAGAGAACTGGGACCATGTAAGTGTAAGTAGTTTTGGGACTCGTGTGAGTTATCGGACCCAGACCCAAGACCGCCACCCCGTTGTGGGAAAACTCCCCAATGTTTCTCTTTTGGATACATCCATCAAATATCAAAATTTGTTCCGAAAAAATGCAAAAACCTTTCAAATTCCGTATTATGAATCAGTTGGTATCTTAAATGGACTTGGGTCCCGTGGTCTCACACACGCATTATTTGCAGCGGAAATATTGGTAAACCAAGTTCTAAACCAACCTACACAAATGCCTAACCAAAAAACAGAAATCCCAGAATCCATCATAAGGTCTCTGAAACCAGACCGTTTTTTACTTCGTATGTGGAAACGAGACCAGCTAACATAG
- the mnmD gene encoding tRNA (5-methylaminomethyl-2-thiouridine)(34)-methyltransferase MnmD — MSLFFDDVYFSKEGGWEESRYVFLEGNRINIALLNETSKPITIGELGFGTGLNFFMTLYHWMETKSPPSLQYNTLEGFPLPRETLHSLNLSFPDKDLWTEFLLESYTIQLQKWKEGSQNQSWDIQFSHPNGKEKFDLRLYFGDVADCLDLFPMVDYWYLDGFSPSKNPKMWSEETLSKIRSHSRLGTRLATFTAAGFIRRNLEGLGFTIQKQKGFGKKREMITGILL, encoded by the coding sequence GTGTCCCTTTTTTTCGATGATGTCTACTTTTCTAAAGAAGGTGGTTGGGAAGAATCCCGTTACGTGTTTTTAGAAGGGAATCGAATCAATATAGCCTTGTTAAACGAAACTTCCAAACCGATTACGATTGGTGAATTGGGGTTTGGAACTGGACTCAATTTCTTTATGACCCTATACCATTGGATGGAAACAAAATCCCCCCCATCCTTACAGTATAATACTCTAGAAGGATTCCCTTTACCAAGAGAAACTTTACACTCCCTGAATCTTTCCTTTCCCGACAAAGATTTATGGACAGAGTTTTTACTCGAATCTTATACCATACAACTTCAGAAATGGAAGGAAGGTTCCCAAAACCAATCTTGGGACATTCAATTTTCCCATCCCAATGGAAAGGAAAAATTCGACTTACGTTTGTACTTTGGAGATGTAGCCGACTGTCTTGATTTATTTCCAATGGTAGATTATTGGTACTTGGATGGATTTTCTCCAAGTAAAAATCCAAAGATGTGGTCCGAAGAAACACTTTCAAAAATCAGATCCCATTCGCGATTGGGGACTCGACTCGCTACTTTTACAGCAGCAGGTTTTATCAGAAGGAATTTAGAAGGACTAGGATTTACGATCCAAAAACAAAAAGGATTTGGGAAAAAACGAGAAATGATAACGGGAATCCTTTTGTAA
- the flhF gene encoding flagellar biosynthesis protein FlhF, protein MDFVKIRGKDLQDCIMQMKMKYGPEAHLYDQRVITEGGLFGTGLMAQRMYEIDVGVPEKQNSKERIERKLKDLKELIKQKQRTESLPESGLVGVGAGSLSSQNTNHSNRKKNIESVRPFSERKRRQEQTVYEIESYEERPLGLSLAEAKESFLEPSIETVRNPKEKHPHIQKLVDRLLREGFSETYLEEMAVTLTSRLSAVDLTRYANVTDKAVTYLEERIQVDSDLFSGTPRGKRKVVFFVGPTGSGKTTSIAKLAAKYSLHMGKKVSLYTTDNYRIAAIDQLKFYADAMGLPFYAAKDLRKWKEAILRDGSELILVDTAGYSHRKSENLEKLQEFYEVFGEKDHIETILVLSSTVSKDNALAVTNAYESVGYKRILLTKLDEAEFLGSVVELADTIHREFAFLSVGQDVPFDILNATKKILAECVIFPEKLKGIAGEVFEKTV, encoded by the coding sequence ATGGATTTTGTGAAAATCCGAGGCAAAGACTTACAAGACTGCATCATGCAGATGAAGATGAAGTATGGTCCTGAGGCTCATTTGTATGACCAACGAGTGATCACCGAAGGTGGGCTCTTTGGAACAGGCCTTATGGCGCAGCGCATGTATGAAATTGATGTGGGTGTTCCTGAAAAACAAAATTCGAAAGAACGCATCGAACGAAAACTCAAAGACCTCAAAGAACTCATCAAACAAAAACAAAGGACAGAATCCCTCCCTGAATCTGGACTTGTGGGAGTAGGTGCAGGTTCCCTTTCTTCCCAGAACACAAACCACAGTAACCGTAAAAAAAATATAGAATCCGTCCGCCCGTTTTCAGAACGCAAACGAAGGCAGGAACAAACTGTTTACGAAATAGAATCCTATGAAGAAAGGCCTTTGGGATTGTCTTTAGCAGAAGCAAAAGAATCCTTTCTCGAACCAAGTATTGAAACCGTTCGAAACCCAAAAGAAAAACACCCTCATATCCAAAAGCTCGTAGATCGTCTGTTACGTGAAGGGTTTTCGGAAACCTACTTGGAAGAGATGGCAGTTACCCTCACATCTCGCCTTTCCGCAGTTGATTTAACTCGTTATGCGAATGTTACGGACAAAGCTGTCACCTATTTAGAAGAAAGAATCCAAGTGGATTCGGATCTTTTTAGTGGAACACCGAGGGGCAAACGAAAAGTAGTTTTTTTTGTTGGGCCTACAGGTTCAGGGAAAACGACATCGATTGCAAAGTTAGCTGCAAAGTATAGTTTGCATATGGGTAAAAAAGTTTCCCTTTATACCACAGACAATTACCGCATTGCGGCCATTGACCAATTGAAGTTTTATGCAGATGCCATGGGCCTTCCTTTTTATGCGGCAAAAGACTTACGCAAATGGAAAGAGGCGATCTTACGTGATGGATCAGAACTTATTTTAGTAGATACAGCGGGATATTCACACCGTAAGTCTGAGAACTTAGAAAAACTTCAGGAATTCTACGAAGTATTTGGGGAAAAGGATCATATCGAAACGATCTTAGTGCTTTCCTCCACTGTTTCTAAAGACAATGCTTTAGCGGTAACAAACGCGTATGAGTCGGTCGGATACAAAAGAATTTTATTAACTAAGCTCGATGAAGCAGAATTTTTAGGTTCTGTAGTAGAATTAGCCGATACTATTCACAGGGAATTCGCATTCTTAAGTGTTGGCCAGGATGTTCCATTTGATATCCTAAATGCCACGAAAAAAATCCTTGCCGAATGTGTAATTTTTCCTGAAAAATTGAAAGGGATAGCGGGCGAAGTCTTCGAGAAGACTGTGTAA
- a CDS encoding MinD/ParA family protein: MDQAANLRKLTETGTGLKLVQPQDAAKKTKIIAVASGKGGVGKSTVSVNLAISIAKTGLKVLIFDGDLGLANVNVLLGIIPKYNLYHVVKGHKSLKDIVISTPEGVDIIAGASGYSQLANLNETQRNNLIKGFAELDRYDVMIIDTGAGISANVIGLVMPADEVVVVTTPEPTSITDSYGLIKSIVSQSKDKNLKIIVNRVRSAIEGKKVADRVIDISGQFLEVQVENLGFIFQDEEVEKSIREQKPFIIGAPRSKAAACLTRITHTLLQTEGGFDDEEGLTGFFKKFFSFVDFKEKEMESRMEEDN, translated from the coding sequence ATGGACCAAGCAGCAAATCTTCGAAAGTTAACAGAAACTGGTACTGGATTGAAACTCGTTCAACCCCAGGACGCTGCTAAGAAAACCAAAATCATCGCAGTGGCCTCTGGAAAGGGGGGAGTGGGGAAAAGTACAGTCTCTGTCAATTTAGCCATCTCCATCGCAAAAACTGGTCTTAAAGTTCTTATCTTTGATGGTGACTTAGGACTTGCCAATGTGAATGTCCTCCTTGGCATCATTCCGAAATACAATTTATACCATGTGGTGAAAGGCCATAAGTCTTTAAAAGACATCGTAATTTCCACTCCAGAAGGTGTGGACATCATTGCAGGTGCCTCTGGGTATTCCCAACTTGCCAACCTCAACGAAACCCAAAGAAACAACCTCATCAAAGGTTTTGCGGAACTCGATCGTTATGATGTGATGATCATTGATACAGGGGCTGGGATCTCGGCAAACGTCATTGGTCTTGTGATGCCAGCAGATGAAGTGGTGGTTGTCACAACACCAGAACCAACCTCCATTACAGACTCCTATGGTCTTATCAAATCCATTGTTTCCCAATCCAAAGACAAAAATCTCAAAATCATTGTGAACCGAGTGCGTTCCGCCATTGAAGGGAAAAAAGTTGCCGACCGGGTGATTGATATCTCAGGCCAATTTTTGGAAGTCCAAGTGGAAAACCTAGGGTTTATCTTCCAAGATGAAGAAGTAGAAAAATCCATTCGGGAACAAAAACCATTTATCATTGGAGCTCCTCGTTCCAAAGCAGCGGCTTGCCTTACAAGAATCACACACACCCTCTTACAAACAGAAGGTGGTTTTGATGATGAAGAAGGTCTCACTGGATTTTTTAAGAAGTTCTTTAGCTTTGTGGACTTCAAAGAAAAAGAAATGGAATCGAGAATGGAGGAAGACAATTAA
- the whiG gene encoding RNA polymerase sigma factor WhiG translates to MSRLLDKYNQFDETDLWKQYRVKKDAEIRSYLVEKYSPLVKHVAGRIAIGMPQNVEFEDLVSYGVFGLLDAIEKFDPSREIKFKTYAMTRIRGSIFDELRSVDWIPRSIRQKAKQLENIIAMLENKEGKKVDDEEIAKELGVSMEEYNSLLAKLSGTSLVSLNDIWFLGDENDEVSFMETLESPMNMNPDNIIEKEEIKNVIVEAIQSLPEKEKKVIVLYYYEDLTLKEIGEVLEVTESRISQLHTKAVARLRSKLSKVKSAIQKR, encoded by the coding sequence ATGTCAAGATTGCTAGACAAATACAATCAGTTTGATGAGACAGATCTTTGGAAACAATACCGTGTCAAAAAAGACGCGGAAATCCGAAGTTACCTTGTTGAAAAATATTCACCTCTCGTCAAACACGTGGCTGGGCGGATTGCGATCGGAATGCCACAAAATGTGGAATTCGAAGACCTCGTCAGTTATGGCGTCTTTGGTCTGTTAGATGCGATTGAGAAGTTTGACCCTTCTCGCGAAATCAAATTCAAAACCTATGCAATGACCCGTATCCGTGGGTCCATTTTTGACGAACTTAGAAGTGTGGATTGGATCCCTCGTTCCATCCGCCAAAAAGCAAAACAACTCGAAAACATCATTGCCATGCTCGAAAACAAAGAGGGCAAAAAAGTCGATGATGAAGAGATCGCCAAAGAACTCGGTGTCTCTATGGAAGAGTACAACTCTCTCCTTGCAAAACTATCTGGTACATCCCTTGTTTCTTTGAATGATATTTGGTTTCTCGGAGATGAGAACGATGAAGTTTCCTTTATGGAAACATTAGAGTCTCCGATGAATATGAACCCTGACAATATCATCGAAAAAGAAGAAATCAAAAACGTCATTGTAGAAGCCATCCAATCCCTTCCTGAAAAAGAGAAAAAGGTCATCGTATTATATTACTACGAAGATCTAACTTTAAAGGAGATTGGAGAAGTGTTAGAAGTCACTGAGTCTAGAATCTCTCAGCTCCACACCAAAGCCGTAGCAAGACTTCGTAGTAAACTTTCTAAAGTCAAATCAGCGATCCAAAAAAGGTAA
- a CDS encoding FapA family protein → MSLTEFLTEELKEFDRKEKEQVEVIADTIEECLAIASSHLGRKVHEIDYTVLKRGKKSLFFSEPYHIRASVIPDDMLLDELSLLDEHLTGGSGKLVSKELKELVTPKNKDGRVVVKIYRTGVFLTVYPPSGEGLEMAMADVSKKLSFRGVAGVDQNLINKILKEKKGEPVLISNQKPKAGNDSSCNVEIAQENMRAFVTVFPARPGGRDLEVSDIVAALKGMGVAHGLKEEEIRKYLDEEVHNKPFIGAEGDFPVNGKNAEIKYYVRTEKKINFKEDQSGRVDYKDLDMIENVVVGQLLAEKIPAEKGKFGRNLFGMVLPAKDGLDTELKQGKGTILSEDKMRLTAEVNGQVLYAAGRLSVETVYRINGDVGVRTGNVTFLGSIIITGNVEDNYSVKAAGNIEIYGTVQKAIVEADGDIIVRQGVTGREEARIESTGGNIVAKFIQNATCITEKDIIVQEGILHSHLMAGGKISCKGKRGQIVGGTIQAAQLISAKIIGSQANPQTDLIVGNNPKILKQISEFEEKKKENQDKLDQLTKTMRTLKARKEADPASFTAEQDAHLQKLEAGTKKLEKRIAEASKDIQTLTEYMDEQAASGRISVEKTIFPGVTIRIRNADFKLRHETKAKTFYEEESQVRSMPYEDPDETKNDWRKKRGRGKSKN, encoded by the coding sequence ATGTCTCTCACGGAATTTCTTACAGAGGAACTGAAAGAGTTCGATCGTAAGGAAAAAGAACAAGTGGAAGTCATTGCCGATACCATCGAAGAGTGTCTGGCAATTGCCTCCAGTCACCTTGGTCGCAAAGTTCACGAAATTGATTATACGGTTTTAAAACGCGGAAAAAAATCCCTGTTTTTTTCGGAACCTTATCATATCCGCGCCTCCGTCATCCCAGATGATATGCTCCTTGATGAACTCAGTTTATTGGATGAGCACCTAACGGGCGGAAGTGGAAAATTAGTCTCCAAAGAATTAAAAGAACTCGTTACACCGAAAAACAAAGACGGCCGTGTGGTTGTGAAAATTTACAGAACAGGTGTTTTTTTGACAGTGTATCCACCTTCAGGCGAAGGCCTAGAGATGGCGATGGCGGATGTTTCTAAAAAACTTTCGTTTCGTGGTGTGGCAGGTGTCGACCAAAACCTCATCAATAAAATCCTCAAAGAAAAAAAGGGTGAACCAGTTCTCATCTCCAACCAAAAACCAAAAGCTGGAAACGACTCTAGTTGTAACGTGGAGATTGCACAAGAGAATATGCGTGCCTTTGTTACAGTGTTCCCAGCAAGGCCTGGTGGCCGTGATTTAGAAGTTTCTGATATCGTTGCTGCTCTCAAAGGAATGGGTGTTGCCCATGGCCTAAAAGAGGAAGAGATCAGAAAATATTTGGATGAAGAAGTTCATAACAAACCATTCATCGGGGCAGAAGGTGATTTCCCTGTGAATGGGAAAAATGCTGAAATCAAATACTACGTCCGCACAGAAAAGAAAATCAATTTCAAAGAAGACCAATCAGGTCGCGTGGACTACAAAGATTTGGATATGATCGAAAACGTTGTCGTAGGACAATTGTTAGCCGAAAAGATTCCTGCAGAAAAAGGAAAGTTTGGACGCAATTTATTTGGAATGGTATTACCTGCCAAAGATGGTTTGGACACAGAACTCAAACAAGGGAAAGGAACCATTCTTTCCGAAGACAAAATGCGTCTCACCGCCGAAGTCAACGGACAAGTGTTATATGCAGCTGGTCGCCTCTCTGTGGAAACAGTTTACCGTATCAATGGGGATGTCGGAGTTCGTACAGGAAATGTTACCTTTCTTGGGTCCATCATCATCACAGGAAACGTCGAAGATAATTATTCGGTCAAAGCTGCAGGAAATATCGAAATTTATGGAACGGTCCAAAAGGCAATTGTCGAAGCAGACGGGGACATCATTGTGCGCCAAGGAGTCACCGGACGCGAAGAGGCACGGATTGAATCCACTGGTGGGAATATTGTTGCCAAGTTCATCCAGAACGCCACTTGCATCACAGAAAAAGACATCATTGTCCAAGAAGGAATTTTACATTCCCATCTTATGGCTGGGGGAAAAATTTCCTGTAAGGGAAAACGGGGGCAAATTGTGGGGGGAACAATCCAAGCGGCCCAACTCATTTCCGCCAAAATCATTGGTTCCCAAGCAAACCCGCAAACCGATCTCATCGTAGGAAACAATCCTAAGATCTTAAAACAAATCAGTGAGTTTGAAGAGAAGAAAAAAGAAAACCAAGACAAACTCGACCAACTCACAAAAACCATGCGCACCCTCAAAGCAAGAAAAGAAGCCGACCCTGCGAGTTTTACCGCCGAACAGGATGCCCATTTGCAAAAACTGGAAGCGGGTACGAAAAAACTCGAAAAACGAATCGCTGAAGCAAGCAAAGATATCCAAACCCTTACGGAATATATGGACGAACAGGCCGCAAGTGGTCGAATTTCGGTCGAAAAAACCATTTTCCCAGGTGTGACTATCCGGATCCGGAATGCCGATTTCAAACTACGCCACGAAACGAAAGCAAAGACCTTCTACGAGGAAGAGTCTCAAGTGCGGAGTATGCCTTACGAAGATCCGGACGAGACGAAAAATGACTGGAGAAAAAAGAGAGGGCGTGGTAAGTCTAAGAACTAG
- a CDS encoding DUF370 domain-containing protein, translating into MSSFPVLNVGFSNVVFVSKILTILLADSAGAKRLRTEAKSENRLIDATCGRKTRSVLVLESGHILLSAIRPESLSKRLETGDNHIGEGEEEAED; encoded by the coding sequence ATGTCTTCGTTCCCGGTTCTCAATGTAGGATTCTCTAACGTTGTTTTTGTTTCCAAGATTCTGACCATTTTACTGGCAGATTCAGCGGGAGCCAAACGACTCCGAACCGAAGCGAAGTCAGAGAACCGGCTCATTGACGCCACTTGTGGTCGTAAAACCAGGTCCGTTCTTGTATTAGAATCCGGTCATATTCTTTTATCTGCCATTCGCCCTGAGAGTTTGTCCAAACGTTTGGAGACTGGTGACAACCATATTGGAGAAGGGGAAGAGGAGGCGGAAGATTGA